Proteins from a genomic interval of Bacteroidota bacterium:
- a CDS encoding MarR family transcriptional regulator, with the protein MSNTEQIEALAKALRQLGYLYAKVVSNQPGMPADYSKQELLTVDVLGMNGACRMGEIAEYLGVGQSAITSLIDRLEEKGKVVRVRSKQDRRVWLVELSKAGQDLFEVQAKNYRTVAEELIVPLADEERDTFIALLARMTTATTVE; encoded by the coding sequence ATGTCTAATACCGAACAAATAGAAGCGCTGGCCAAGGCGCTGCGCCAACTCGGCTACCTGTATGCAAAGGTAGTTAGTAACCAGCCGGGGATGCCGGCGGATTACAGCAAACAGGAACTCCTGACCGTCGATGTGTTGGGTATGAACGGTGCCTGCCGGATGGGCGAAATCGCGGAGTACCTCGGGGTGGGGCAGAGCGCAATCACATCGCTCATCGACAGGCTGGAAGAAAAAGGGAAGGTTGTGCGCGTACGGAGCAAACAAGACCGCCGCGTTTGGCTTGTAGAGTTGAGCAAAGCCGGACAAGATCTGTTTGAGGTGCAGGCGAAGAACTACCGCACGGTAGCTGAAGAGTTGATTGTACCGCTGGCAGATGAAGAGCGCGATACGTTTATAGCGCTACTGGCAAGAATGACCACGGCGACTACAGTCGAGTAA
- a CDS encoding SDR family oxidoreductase: protein MKQTILITGSSSGIGKATAQLFADKGWNVAATMRTPAKGADLAAHENIEVIQLDVTDKASIDNAVATTLEKFGRIDVVLNNAGYGTFGPLEYATDKQARTLMDTHLFGVIDITKAVLPTMRTQKSGIIFNVSSIGGTLTLPFVSLYHAAKWAMEGLSESLSFELAPLGIKVKILEPGAIGTGFLEAMEQHVGEGENAYTPAVQRMMANFEGLTEHSSTSESVAEVVYDAVHDDSDTIRYLAGPDAVEMYKQRREVGDEAFIKGLAQQMLGEVAAS, encoded by the coding sequence ATGAAGCAAACCATTCTTATAACAGGCTCCTCTTCAGGTATTGGTAAAGCAACAGCACAACTGTTTGCAGACAAAGGTTGGAACGTAGCAGCAACCATGCGCACGCCGGCTAAAGGAGCTGACCTTGCAGCACATGAAAACATTGAAGTCATCCAACTCGATGTAACAGACAAAGCCAGCATCGACAATGCCGTCGCTACAACGCTGGAGAAATTCGGTCGCATTGATGTTGTACTGAACAACGCCGGCTACGGCACCTTCGGCCCGCTTGAATATGCAACAGACAAGCAGGCCAGAACGCTGATGGACACACACCTGTTTGGTGTAATCGACATCACCAAAGCCGTGTTGCCAACCATGCGCACGCAGAAAAGTGGCATCATCTTCAACGTATCCTCCATCGGCGGCACGCTTACCCTGCCGTTTGTAAGCCTCTATCACGCAGCCAAATGGGCCATGGAAGGCCTCTCGGAGTCGCTGAGCTTTGAGCTTGCCCCATTGGGTATCAAAGTCAAAATTCTCGAGCCCGGCGCAATAGGTACGGGCTTCCTCGAAGCGATGGAACAACACGTGGGCGAAGGCGAGAATGCATATACGCCGGCAGTGCAACGTATGATGGCAAACTTCGAGGGGCTAACCGAGCACAGCTCAACGTCGGAATCAGTCGCGGAAGTGGTATATGACGCCGTGCACGATGATTCAGATACCATTCGCTACCTCGCCGGTCCGGATGCTGTGGAAATGTACAAACAGCGCCGCGAAGTTGGTGATGAAGCCTTTATTAAAGGCCTCGCGCAGCAGATGCTTGGTGAAGTTGCCGCAAGCTAG